The nucleotide window TTATCCTGCATGCAGTTGACGGATTAATCATTACCTTGAAAAATAAAAAATCAGGTGGTGATTACCAGACAGACAAACGAGGAAGGGCCAGTACATGGGCTTCCAGAAATATGGGAATCCTCGGAACATTAATCCTGATTTTCCTGGTGATCCATTTCCAGAATTTCTGGTATATCTACAAATTCGGAAATCCTCCTTTAGATGAGAACGGAAATAAAGATCTCTACATCTTGGTTGTAAATGTCTTTAAAGAATGGTGGTACGTTATCATTTATGTTGTATCAATGATCGCTTTGTGTTATCACCTGGTTCATGGGATACACAGTGCTGTAAGAACTCTGGGATTATATCATCCTAAGTTTGTACAATGGTTCAAAACGATCGGAATTGCTTATTCAATTATTATCTGTGTAGG belongs to Chryseobacterium gleum and includes:
- a CDS encoding succinate dehydrogenase cytochrome b subunit, with amino-acid sequence MLSTLSRKMLMCLTGLFLGFFLLIHFLGNLQLFLPQEQAHLQFNAYSHFLSGNIIIKIVSYVLYASIILHAVDGLIITLKNKKSGGDYQTDKRGRASTWASRNMGILGTLILIFLVIHFQNFWYIYKFGNPPLDENGNKDLYILVVNVFKEWWYVIIYVVSMIALCYHLVHGIHSAVRTLGLYHPKFVQWFKTIGIAYSIIICVGFALMPIYVFFTYH